One window of Biomphalaria glabrata chromosome 6, xgBioGlab47.1, whole genome shotgun sequence genomic DNA carries:
- the LOC129926857 gene encoding LOW QUALITY PROTEIN: sex-determining region Y protein-like (The sequence of the model RefSeq protein was modified relative to this genomic sequence to represent the inferred CDS: substituted 4 bases at 4 genomic stop codons), translated as MPCRLQKYSSQHHHQQQQQQQHQQQQQYKQHDRETSSNKTTVQIKPLASPLIRRTKQSIHDYIXTSGTKQSIHDYITSRTKQSIHDYIXTSGTKQSIHDYIXTSGTKQSIHDYIXTSGTKQSIHDYI; from the exons ATGCCATGT CGCCTTCAAAAATATAGTTCGCAACACCACCaccagcagcagcagcagcagcagcaccAGCAGCAGCAGCAATACAAACAACACGATAGGGAAACTTCAAGCAATAAAACAACAGTCCAAATCAAACCTTTAGCTAGCCCTCTTATTAGAA GAACAAAACAGTCAATTCATGACTACATCTAGACATCAGGAACAAAACAGTCAATTCATGACTACATC ACATCAAGAACAAAACAGTCAATTCATGACTACATCTAGACATCAGGAACAAAACAGTCAATTCATGACTACATCTAGACATCAGGAACAAAACAGTCAATTCATGACTACATCTAGACATCAGGAACAAAACAGTCAATTCATGACTACATCTAG
- the LOC106050599 gene encoding transcription cofactor vestigial-like protein 2 isoform X1, with amino-acid sequence MTCVDVMCKPFAPNFPAYPRTSYSGDSIHCQSLSKMQEPLDLGPPPSTALSLSSLPYPSSSSLTSSLLSSSSRSSVIVPSSSSSSTSSVPPSSLVKEEGARDPEPKVAHYMGVNCVLFTYFTGDTSAVVDDHFTRALNQSTAYDTASNLSRSKEHGNKASLRPMSSRDLPPSFWNSSYQPQANQHHFLGQTSHQFHGPHGSSVGVSGSSSSGELNPFHGTYLSPALHSLSNLQADPWAYSFPSSSSGMPYPHRPVPYDLGYTTSSRFSQNYSSFLMQPSAVRSSPFSSMTGHCDTSKSSDHSRSRFSDHRFGADFAAHHGSCTAMDSAAGLQEATKDLYWF; translated from the exons ATGACTTGTGTAGATGTGATGTGTAAGCCCTTTGCACCAAATTTCCCAGCATACCCCAGGACATCATACTCTGGCGACTCAATTCACTGccag AGTTTGTCCAAGATGCAAGAGCCGTTGGACTTAGGCCCTCCACCGTCCACGGCCCTGTCATTGTCATCGCTACCTTACCCCTCTTCATCGTCACTGACGTCATCGCTTTTGTCGTCCTCATCCAGGTCTTCGGTCATAGTACCGTCCAGTTCCTCCTCCTCAACATCATCCGTCCCTCCTTCTTCGTTGGTTAAAGAGGAGGGCGCGAGGGACCCCGAGCCCAAAGTGGCCCACTACATGGGCGTAAACTGTGTTCTCTTCACGTATTTCACTGGAGACACGTCTGCCGTTGTGGATGATCATTTTACGCGGGCGCTGAACCAGTCGACAGCCTACGACACTGCCAGCAACTTGTCGAGAAGCAAAGAACATGGAAACAAAG catCGCTCAGACCAATGTCGTCACGTGACCTGCCTCCATCGTTTTGGAACAGCTCCTATCAGCCTCAGGCCAACCAGCATCACTTTCTGGGCCAGACCAGTCATCAATTCCACGGTCCACACGGAAGCAGCGTCGGAGTCAGCGGCAGCTCCAGCTCCGGTGAACTGAACCCATTTCACGGTACCTATCTCTCCCCTGCTCTCCACAGTTTATCCAACTTGCAAGCTGACCCCTGGGCTTACAGTTTCCCCTCATCGTCTTCGGGTATGCCTTACCCACACAGACCTGTTCCATACGACTTGGGCTACACTACGTCTAGTAG GTTCTCACAGAACTACAGTTCGTTTTTAATGCAGCCTTCGGCGGTCCGGTCATCGCCTTTCAGTAGTATGACTGGACATTGTGATACGTCAAAGTCGTCAGATCACAGCAGGTCAAGATTTAGCGATCACAGGTTTGGAGCTGACTTCGCCGCCCACCACGGCTCGTGCACAG CTATGGACTCCGCCGCTGGACTGCAGGAGGCAACCAAGGATTTGTATTGGTTCTGA
- the LOC106050599 gene encoding transcription cofactor vestigial-like protein 2 isoform X2, with the protein MQEPLDLGPPPSTALSLSSLPYPSSSSLTSSLLSSSSRSSVIVPSSSSSSTSSVPPSSLVKEEGARDPEPKVAHYMGVNCVLFTYFTGDTSAVVDDHFTRALNQSTAYDTASNLSRSKEHGNKASLRPMSSRDLPPSFWNSSYQPQANQHHFLGQTSHQFHGPHGSSVGVSGSSSSGELNPFHGTYLSPALHSLSNLQADPWAYSFPSSSSGMPYPHRPVPYDLGYTTSSRFSQNYSSFLMQPSAVRSSPFSSMTGHCDTSKSSDHSRSRFSDHRFGADFAAHHGSCTAMDSAAGLQEATKDLYWF; encoded by the exons ATGCAAGAGCCGTTGGACTTAGGCCCTCCACCGTCCACGGCCCTGTCATTGTCATCGCTACCTTACCCCTCTTCATCGTCACTGACGTCATCGCTTTTGTCGTCCTCATCCAGGTCTTCGGTCATAGTACCGTCCAGTTCCTCCTCCTCAACATCATCCGTCCCTCCTTCTTCGTTGGTTAAAGAGGAGGGCGCGAGGGACCCCGAGCCCAAAGTGGCCCACTACATGGGCGTAAACTGTGTTCTCTTCACGTATTTCACTGGAGACACGTCTGCCGTTGTGGATGATCATTTTACGCGGGCGCTGAACCAGTCGACAGCCTACGACACTGCCAGCAACTTGTCGAGAAGCAAAGAACATGGAAACAAAG catCGCTCAGACCAATGTCGTCACGTGACCTGCCTCCATCGTTTTGGAACAGCTCCTATCAGCCTCAGGCCAACCAGCATCACTTTCTGGGCCAGACCAGTCATCAATTCCACGGTCCACACGGAAGCAGCGTCGGAGTCAGCGGCAGCTCCAGCTCCGGTGAACTGAACCCATTTCACGGTACCTATCTCTCCCCTGCTCTCCACAGTTTATCCAACTTGCAAGCTGACCCCTGGGCTTACAGTTTCCCCTCATCGTCTTCGGGTATGCCTTACCCACACAGACCTGTTCCATACGACTTGGGCTACACTACGTCTAGTAG GTTCTCACAGAACTACAGTTCGTTTTTAATGCAGCCTTCGGCGGTCCGGTCATCGCCTTTCAGTAGTATGACTGGACATTGTGATACGTCAAAGTCGTCAGATCACAGCAGGTCAAGATTTAGCGATCACAGGTTTGGAGCTGACTTCGCCGCCCACCACGGCTCGTGCACAG CTATGGACTCCGCCGCTGGACTGCAGGAGGCAACCAAGGATTTGTATTGGTTCTGA
- the LOC106050591 gene encoding uncharacterized protein LOC106050591, whose translation MEFLKALEEAKQQGISKEEFVKIWDSEVRLKLQKEESRILELRLAANATLKDSVVPENFLQKIEKMVKDYLKIQQEKILELKNNILSQNQIQYQEIAKLLETQAGLIGQVMRCELDRAVQQLHSGSVASAPTIGHVSGAAGLVGAGYGPSHPTSFNYVPAQTNDMFMSPENGMYPAYHGESDYPGDGKGRHSVSPENAQQSKKKSQPKKKKKVKPVVAIPESNENIEYLPLDGCEITLVDAQLMASSGNCYISPYYILDDCPSCKVRLNLWFGSKSILVANLSIMGTSNDPLPIARIFECVGYVKNKNSGAFSQLFEIVSQPLRRLKSNKENQALGSVCLKTSGGSFKDVTFQDLEERGFIINNSIVIKWVSESFEAN comes from the exons ATGGAGTTTCTTAAAGCTCTTGAGGAGGCTAAACAGCAAGGTATTTCTAAAGAAGAATTTGTCAAAATATGGGACAGTGAGGTGCGGCTTAAGCTTCAAAAAGAGGAAAGTCGAATCTTGGAACTTCGACTTGCTGCTAATGCCACTTTGAAg gattCAGTTGTACCAGAAAATTTTCTgcagaaaatagaaaaaatggTGAAAGATTACCTTAAGATTCAACAAGAGAAGATTCTTGAATTAAAGAATAATATTCTCTCTCAGAATCAAATACAGTATCAAGAAATAGCTAAGCTTCTGGAAACACAGGCTGGCTTGATTGGCCAAGTGATGCGCTGTGAGCTTGACAGGGCTGTCCAACAGTTACATTCTGGCAGCGTGGCTAGTGCTCCAACCATTGGACATGTTTCAGGTGCTGCTGGGTTGGTAGGAGCTGGTTATGGTCCTTCTCATCCAACCAGTTTTAACTACGTCCCAGCACAGACTAATGATATGTTCATGAGCCCGGAAAATGGAATGTATCCTGCTTACCATGGGGAATCTGATTACCCAGGTGATGGTAAAGGGAGACATAGTGTCTCACCAGAGAATGCTCAACAGAGCAAGAAAAAGTCccagccaaaaaaaaagaaaaaagtaaaacctGTTGTTGCAATTCCAGAGAGCaatgaaaatattgaatatttaccTTTGGATGGCTGTGAAATCACCCTAGTTGATGCTCAGCTGATGGCTTCTTCTGGAAACTGCTACATTTCACCATATTACATTTTAGATGATTGCCCTTCTTGCAAAGTTCGGTTGAACCTGTGGTTTGGTAGTAAAAGTATCTTGGTTGCAAATCTGTCCATTATGGGAACTTCGAATGATCCATTGCCCATTGCAAGAATATTTGAGTGTGTGGgctatgttaaaaataaaaactcagGTGCATTTTCCCAGTTGTTTGAGATAGTGAGCCAGCCCTTGAGGAGGCTCAAGTCTAACAAGGAGAATCAAGCACTAGGCTCTGTTTGCCTGAAAACCTCAGGGGGATCTTTCAAGGATGTGACATTTCAGGATCTTGAAGAGAGAGGCTTCATCATCAACAATAGTATTGTCATTAAATGGGTGTCTGAGTCATTTGAAGCTAATTAA